TGTCCCACATCCATCTGTCATAAAAGAAATCTTTTCAATCAAATCATCTTTTATTTTAAGCCAAATTTTTATACTATCACCACAATCACCAGTAATAAAACCTACATTACCATCCTCTTCCATAGGCCCTAAATTTCTTGGCTTACTCATATGATCAACTGCTACCTCGCTAAACTCAGACCAAATTTCCTCTTCTACTTCTTTTATAAAATCATCTAAACTTGAATTCATTTTATCCAAACCCCTTTATTAAGAACATATGATTATTATATTCTTTAAAAATAACGACTGTCAATATAACAAAAAAAAAGCATAAACTCTCAGATAAGAGTCTATGCCTATGTAATTTCTATATTTATCTAACAACCATAACCGGTACTTTTGCATAATGTACAACTCTATTTGTTGTACTTCCCATAAGGAATCTTTTTGACGCTGACATTCCATGCGTACACATAATAATTAAGTCAAAGTTTTCTTCTTCAGAATATTTAATTATATTTTCAGATGGAGTGCCCCAAAGAACTTTAGTCTCTATTTCTATTTCTGTACCGTCAAAAAACTTTTTAGCATTGTTTAAAATCTCAAGACTTTCTTTTTCAAAAAATTCACTATCTGG
Above is a window of Desulfonispora thiosulfatigenes DSM 11270 DNA encoding:
- a CDS encoding universal stress protein codes for the protein MKKILLPIDRSTTSQKSFGIAKEFAEKLGAKLVIVQVIEMHQKMHNVGYATKLLPDSEFFEKESLEILNNAKKFFDGTEIEIETKVLWGTPSENIIKYSEEENFDLIIMCTHGMSASKRFLMGSTTNRVVHYAKVPVMVVR
- a CDS encoding iron-sulfur cluster assembly scaffold protein codes for the protein MNSSLDDFIKEVEEEIWSEFSEVAVDHMSKPRNLGPMEEDGNVGFITGDCGDSIKIWLKIKDDLIEKISFMTDGCGTTVAAGSMTTELAKGKSINDSLLITPVIVLEELGGFPEDSVHCAVLATNALHDAINNYKNTKK